The sequence below is a genomic window from Actinomycetota bacterium.
GCCCCGGGTCGTATTAAAACGCAAGGGAAAGTGTGGCATGAAGTCGCCGGCCGTGCAGCTCGTATCAGGCCTTGAGGGCGCGTATCTTTTCCGCCAGGGCGCTGCCCACGTCCTTGCCGGAGAAAAAGGAGACCGACTTGTCTATCTTTTCCGCCAGTTCGGGGAGCTTGTCAGGGGTGAGGGCGTCAGGCGTGGTGCCTATAAGCTCGCAGTTCTTCTTTACCGTCGCCTTGGCGATGAAATCTCCCACCGCGTCGGCCAGTATCTTCTCTATCTCCTGCGCCAGCTTGTTCGCCAAAGTCCCTCCTCCTGCGGCTATTGCCCTGCGTTCTGCGTCTTTTGACCCGGCAATCCTTGCGGCTGATCTCCCTCCACCCGGTAATCCGATTTTCCCATGAATATATCGTTATCTACAGGCGGAAACTTAATCCCCGGACGACAAATACCCCCCGGGTATTATGGCCGCATCTCCTCGTCCATGCGCCGCAATACTTTCTGGCCGCTGCGCAGCAGTCCCTGCAGCGCGGCATAGGCGCTGTCCTCGTCCACCTGGACCTCGCCCTCATGCGTCCCCGCGATGATATCCTCCGCCGTGCGGTTGAGCTCCTCTATGGGCTTGGCCACGTACTTGCGGGTGAAGTGGCGAAGCACCAGGGTGGTGATGAGAAGGCTGAGGGCTACGGCGACGATCGAGACCGCCGTAAGCCTTGCCACCAGGTTGTTCCTCTGATCCCGGAAGAATCTCTCCACCGACCTCATGGCCTCGGTGCGATCGATGATCATGTTGATCTGGAACTCCTCCAGGCCGATCACGCTGAGGTCTATGGGATAGAGGATGGAGATGAACAGGCCTTCCCTGTCGCCTATCCTGTCCAGGGTCAGATAATCGTTCAAGGCGGGTAGAGTGGTGATATCATCGGGGTCGATGTCGAAGTCAGAGGATGTCCGGTAGGCGACCGGCCTACCGCCCCTGATGATCCCGATATAATCGAGGGGATAGAAGTTGATGGCGAAATCGCCTATGAAATCGTAGAACACCTCCCAGTTGCCCTTGATTATCTCGTACATGGTCTTCTCGTTGAACATCCCCGCCATGCGCATGTCCCCGCTCATGGCGTTGATGTTGTCGCCTATGCCCGTGAGGGTGAAGACCGATTCCTCCACCACCAGCTCCTTGTTGCGCTCGATGTTCCGGTTGGTGGTGAGGATCACGTCCACCATGAAGTAGGCGATCACGGCCAGCACCAGTGCCAGGGTCACCGCGGATACGGCGACCATCAGCTTGCGCATCTCCTTGCCAGTCTTTGTCTTCATCTTCCTCTCCTACGCCGGCGAAAAAGCCCCATTACCGTTGGTTTACTTATACAAGTATCGTCTGAATGTATGTGAAACTTGAAGGGCTCTGGCCTTCATCGAGGGAGGCCATGCTTAAGAACGAGGAGAGCGGGGACCAGGCCGGAGGCGCTCGGCCGTATCCGGTTGCGGGCGCGGGAATCGACCGCGAGGTACGGTGCCCGCGGGGCCCGTTCTTGCAAGGGATCCACGTGGTGAACGCGGGCGGGATGGGCCGAGTGCGGGGGAGGTTATACAATGACAGAGACGGAGTGGACGATGTCTGAGGCAGGGCGGCGGGAAGAGGCGCTCCGGCCAGCGGGCGCGCGCCGTGCCTCGAGGCCCTGGCGGGGAAGGGATGACACCGGAGAGGCGGGTGATAAAGATGAGGTTCATAGCCGAGAGGTGTACGGGGTGCGAGACCTGCCGGCTCATCTGCTCGCTCTACCATGACGGGACGTGCGATCCATCCCTTGCCCGCCTCGAAGGGGAACGGCTTGGGCCGTCGCAGAAGCTGGCTTTCCTGCCGCATTGCGACGGGTGCGCCGTGTGCGCCGATTTCTGCCCCTACGGCGCTATAGAGGAGGAAGACTAGGATGAAGAAGTGGGGATATACGGGCAAGGCGCTCGAAATAGACCTGGGGAGCGGCGAGGTCTCCCTGGCGGGATATCCCGAGGAGTACACAAACCGCTATCTGGGCGGATTCGGCGTGAACAACCGCCTTTTCCTGGAGCGCTCCCGGCCGGGGACCGACCCCTTCGACCCGGGCAACCCCGTGGTGCTGGGGGCCGGTCCTCTCGTGGGCACCGCGGTTCCCGGAAGCTCTAGGGTGATGGCCAACGCGCGCGTGCCCCTTACCGGCGCGGCGGCCTCGGCCAGCGGGAGCATGGGCCTGGGGGCGCATATGAAATGGTCGGGCATGGACCACGTGGTGCTGGTGGGCAGGGCGCCCAAACCGATCCTTATATATATTGAAAACGGGCGGGTTGAACTCCTTCCCGCTACCTCTCTCTGGGGCAAGGGCATGTTCGAGACCACCCGAGCCCTCTGGGAGGCCTACCCGGGGTCATCGGTGCTCGCCATCGGACCCGCGGGCGAGAACCTCGTCCACCTCTCCCTGGCTGTGATCGACGCCTGCGCCACCCTGGGGCGGGGCGGCCTGGCGGCGGTGCTGGGCTCCAAGAACGTGAAGGCCCTGGTGGTGAAGGGCTCCGGGGGGGTGGAGGTCGCCGACCCCGGACGCCTGCGGGCGCTGCTGAGGGGGTTGCATGACCGGCTTGCCCGCTGGGAGATGCGCCAGGGAGCCCTGGAGCTGGGCATGATCGGGGCCTGGCCCATGTACGCGGGCCAGCTCATGCCCTACGGTTCCACGGAAGACGACCTGCGCGAGATGACGGAGCGTTTCGGGCCCGGCGCCTATCTAAAGCTGAAAAAGAAGAGGATAGCCTGCCCCTCCTGTTTCCTCGCGGACAAGGACGAGCTTCTGCTTCCGACCTCGGGCGAGAGCGTCTATTCCACCTCCTTCCTCAACGCCGCCATCATCGGCTGCGCCCTGGGCATGGAGGACGCCGAGCAGGCGGCCTCGACCCTTGCGCTCTTAGACGACCTGGGACTGGATTTCATGACCCTGAGCTGGCAGGCCGCCTACCTGCTGGAGCTGCGGGAGCACGGCCTCCTCGCTCCGGAGGACGCCGAGGGCATTCCCCTCCACAGAGGGGCGGCCTTGCTTCGCGAGCTGGCGGCCAGGGTGACGGAGCGAAAGGGGGAGATAGGCGAGGCCTTGGCACGGGGCTGGCGCGGGGCCTTCGAGCTCTTCGGGGAGGATACCCGGCGCTTCACCATGTTGGTGCGGGACCAGGACTGCCTGTATGACCCGCGCGTGAGCGGGCTCGGGACCATGGAGTTCGAGCAGATCGTCTCCCCCCGTGGCCCCACCTCGGCCAGCGCCGGATCCGCCACCTACGTGCCGGGGCAGACCCCGGAAAACCTGCGCCGGCTCACCCAGCGCATGGGGGCGAGCGAGGAGGCCCTGGACCGCATCTTCTCCCCTCCCTGGGGGATGAACGTGGGAAGGCTGACGCGCTATTCCGAGGACTGGTTCAGCCTCTTCTCCAGCCTGGGCATCTGCAACCGCTTCCAGATCAACCGCTTCTACCACGCCGATCTCATCCGCGACCTGCTGGCGGCGGTCACCGGCGTGGAGCTGGAGACGGAGGAGATGATGCGCCGGGCGGCGGCCGGTTTCGAGCTCTACCGGGAGCTGGGGGCGCGCGAAGGCCTGGGCCCCGATAAGGACGTCCCCCCCGAGGCCTGGTTCGAGGAGGGACCGCTGTGGGGGCGGGGCGGCAGGTTGAGGGACTATTTCGGAAACGAACTGAGCCGGGAGGACGTAATGGCCCTTCTGGGTGATTACTACGACGAGCGGAGCCGGTAGGATGAACCATGCCGGATCGGGATACGGCATAGGCGGTCCCCTAGCGGTTATCGCTTCGTTGAGCGGAGCAGGCAGCGGAAGCCGCCAGCCGTTGGGGCGAGGAGAAGAGGCCAAAGATCATCCTCGCGGCCTCATCGCTTCCCCGGAAGCATTAGAGGTGAGGACGAGGGAAGGTAACGGGAAAGAACGGAGACGAATCGGTCGTGGGCTCCATTGACAGGGAATACATGCTGCTGGCCCTGGAGGAAGCGCGCATCGCCGCCGCCGAGGGCGAGGTCCCCGTGGGCGCGGTACTGGTGAGGGAGGGCAAGGTGATCGCCAGCACCCATAACCGCAGGGAGGCGACGGGCAATCCCCTGGACCACGCGGAGATCCTGGCCCTGATGGAGGGCGCGCGGCGCACGGGGAGCTGGCGCCTGGAAGGGACTACCATGTACGTGACCCTCGAGCCTTGCCCCATGTGCGCTGGAGCCCTGGTGCAGGCGCGGGTGGCCAGGCTGGTCTTCGGGGCGCGCGACCTCAAGCTGGGGGCGGCGGGGAGCCGCTATAACCTCGTCCACGACGAGACCACCCATCACCGCCTGGAGGTGGTCGACGGCATCCTGGAGGAGGAATGCCTGGATGTGCTGCGCGCCTTCTTCGAGGCCAGGCGCAACGGCGACGGGAGTTGAAGGCGGCTCTGAGCCCCGTGATCTACGGCTCTAATTTCAGGAGCGAAAAGGTAAAACAGTGACACGAGTTGACGGCGTCCCCCCGTTGTACCAAAGGCGGCGCCTGGAGGAGGAATGCCTGGATGTGCTGCACGCCTTCTTCGAGGCCAGACGCAACGGCGACGGGAGTTGAAGGCGGTTCCAGGCTGCGATGAGGATGGTGCCCGCAGGTTGGCCGCACGGTCATCGGTTATCCAGCTCCTCCATGGCCGGCCCCGGCACCCCTTTTGTGTCCTTATCGGAGAACGGGGCTTAGCTCGAGGCAATCGGTTCCCATTACCCGGGCCACCCGGCACCCCCTTTTGTGTCCTTATCGGAGAACGGGTGCGCACAAGCGCCGCCGTAGGCCTTCATGGTCATCCCCGGCCCTCTTTCATCGCAACGGGATGGATCGCCAACCATTATCGGAGGGGAGCCTGGATTCGGTATAACGCCGTGGATATCGGTGTTGGAAGGGACCGCGGGTCGCCCTATAATGGGGATGCGCGGAGAGGTGCCAGAGCGGACGAATGGGGCGGTCTCGAAAACCGTTGAGCCCTTCGCGGGGCTCCGTGGGTTCGAATCCCACCCTCTCCGCCAGATTATGTTTGAGCAGGAGTTTTATAGACTTGCCTTCGTTAGCGGAAAGACGCATAAACTTGCCGAAAACGTACTGTGACAAATTTGAGGCTCATGTTTCATATGAACTGAGGAAGTCTTTTAAAATATGAAGATTTCCCCTGTGAGGTTACCCAATGGCGTTATCTAAAGTCAAAACGTCCGCAGACATCTGGTCCCGCGTTCTGCCATCTAGATTACGACCGTTCCTCTTCTTGTTTACTCCTCCCCACTGCTTAAAAAGAAAGGCGCCTTTGCCGTTAATCACTGATCACATATATCTTTGACCCAAGCGGGATCCATCGGCCGGACTATTGGGCCCGATTCTCCTCCAATAATAACCCAATCAACACATTCCAGATTAATATCGTGAATTGGTCCAAGCAAGGGTTCAAACGATACAAACTTAATGCAGGCATCTGTTTGGCTTAAATGATCTATACGGTACTTATATTCGGAGTTCTCTACACTGACGCCCATCCAAACATTATGTGCCCAGGGCAACTCCGGACTTAACTTACGCAGCCGTTTCGAACGATTTGTGAGAACCTGGAACGGCCACGTCCTAAACTGTCTGTAAATTCTTAGCGGTCTGGACTACCATATCGGTCGTTAAGCGCAAACAAAGCAACCGATGGAAAGGAGTCCAGACCCATGAAGAGAATACCACCGAGCGAGCTGTTGGGACAGAAGGCAAAAAAGATGGCGGGAGAAACCTGGCACTCGCTCCCGGGGCTTTGACCCAGGCTCACAAGTTGCAACAGAAGGCAAGGGAGCTCGCGGGAGATGCCAAGGCGGAGGATCTGACGAGCGAGCTTTTAAGGCTGGGGGCGAGAAAGCTCGTCCAGGAGACGTTGGAGGCCGAGGTTTCGGAAAGGCTGGGCAGGGAGCGCTGCCAGCGCGCTTGCGGGGAATCGCCCGGCTGGCGCAAGGCTACAAGCAGAGGCGCATAGACTGCGCCGAGGAAGGCTCGAGATAGGCCTGCCCCAGGTGAGGGACAGAGGAGCCCTTCCGCCTGGAGCTCTGGGAGGCGCTCAAGCGGCGCACCGACGTCCTGGAGAGGCTGGTGGTCGAGATGTACGCCTCAGGGCTCTCCGCCCGGGACATCGAGGACGCCCTCTCAGAGATATAAAAGACGGGCAAGCGCTTCTCTCCCGCTCCAGTGTGAGCCGCCTGACCGAGGTTCTCTGGGAGGAATACGAGGCGTCTCAGGGGCGGGACCTCTCCGGCTTCGATATCGTCTATCTGTTCTCCTGAGCCGTCTACGAATCGCTCCGGGCCCAGGCGGGCCTAAAGGAGGGGATCCTGGTCTCCTGGGCCATCCTCTCCTCGGGCGCCAAGGTCCTCCTCTCCATGACCCTGGGCAACAAGGAACCGTGCGAGGATTGGCTCTCCCACTGCCGGGACATGGTTTCCCGGGGCCTCAAGCCCCCGCTGACCGTAACCGGAGACGGCGCTCCCGGCCTCACCAAGGCAGCGGAGGCCATGTGGCCGAAGGCGGAGAGGATACGCTGTTGGGCGCACAAGACGAGAGACGTCTTGGACAAGGCGCCGGACGACGTCCGGCCCCGGATACAACTTCCACAGCGCTCGACAGCTTCGGGCGGGACGCTGCCGGGCGCATAAGACGAGAGACGTCTTGGAAAAGGTGCCGGACGACGTCCGGCCCCGGATACAACCTCCACAGCGCTCGACAGCTTCGGGCGGGACGCTGCCGGGCGCATAAGACGAGA
It includes:
- a CDS encoding 4Fe-4S binding protein, whose product is MRFIAERCTGCETCRLICSLYHDGTCDPSLARLEGERLGPSQKLAFLPHCDGCAVCADFCPYGAIEEED
- a CDS encoding nucleoside deaminase; this encodes MLLALEEARIAAAEGEVPVGAVLVREGKVIASTHNRREATGNPLDHAEILALMEGARRTGSWRLEGTTMYVTLEPCPMCAGALVQARVARLVFGARDLKLGAAGSRYNLVHDETTHHRLEVVDGILEEECLDVLRAFFEARRNGDGS
- a CDS encoding transposase produces the protein MELWEALKRRTDVLERLVVEMYASGLSARDIEDALSEI
- a CDS encoding transposase produces the protein MLVSWAILSSGAKVLLSMTLGNKEPCEDWLSHCRDMVSRGLKPPLTVTGDGAPGLTKAAEAMWPKAERIRCWAHKTRDVLDKAPDDVRPRIQLPQRSTASGGTLPGA